A region from the Candidatus Tenderia electrophaga genome encodes:
- a CDS encoding tRNA threonylcarbamoyladenosine biosynthesis protein TsaE (needed for nucleoid integrity; possibly involved in cell wall synthesis) has protein sequence MLNIETDAAMRALGAQLAHTCPPRCVIYLRGELGAGKSTLARGFLQALGHKGAVRSPTYTLVEPYDLPQCQVYHLDLYRLADPEELEFLGLRDWLDQDVILLVEWPQKGAGVLPAADLVVEIQYSGQGRAVSLTPISDAGMRFKATLAQLSHTMG, from the coding sequence ATGTTGAACATCGAAACCGATGCCGCGATGCGCGCGTTGGGGGCGCAGCTGGCGCACACCTGCCCGCCACGCTGCGTGATCTATCTGCGCGGCGAGTTGGGGGCCGGTAAGTCCACCCTGGCGCGCGGCTTTTTGCAGGCCCTCGGCCATAAGGGCGCGGTGCGCAGTCCGACCTACACCTTGGTCGAACCCTATGACCTGCCGCAATGCCAGGTCTATCACCTGGACTTATATCGTCTGGCCGACCCCGAAGAGCTGGAATTTCTGGGGCTGCGCGACTGGTTGGATCAGGACGTGATTCTGCTGGTGGAATGGCCGCAAAAGGGGGCGGGCGTACTGCCGGCTGCTGATCTGGTGGTGGAGATCCAGTATTCGGGTCAGGGCAGGGCGGTGAGCCTGACGCCGATAAGCGATGCCGGGATGCGGTTCAAGGCAACGCTCGCGCAACTGTCCCACACTATGGGCTAA